From a region of the Malania oleifera isolate guangnan ecotype guangnan chromosome 12, ASM2987363v1, whole genome shotgun sequence genome:
- the LOC131144623 gene encoding protein PLANT CADMIUM RESISTANCE 10 isoform X3, with amino-acid sequence MIILFIIMEAMSQHSGHLESVLVAMTCRAVRYFLPCDLDLSEGKNNEGCIGLIFPCFLFGKNAEFLGSRTLIGSCMTHFFVWALVNTVCCMLTDGIVWGIPGCFMACYACGYRRALRSRYNLPEAPCGDFVTHFFCHLCAICQEYREIQERSSNSSPPDLRLAAVTAPPVQMMDSTPKD; translated from the exons ATGATAATCTTGTTCATAATCATGGAAGCGATGTCCCAGCACAGTGGTCATCTGGAATCTGTGCTTGTTGCGATGACATGCCGAGCTGTACGCTACTTTCTGCCTTGTGACCTTGATTTATCAGAAGGAAAAAATAATGAAG GTTGCATAGGCCTCATTTTTCCTTGCTTTCTGTTTGGAAAGAATGCTGAGTTTTTGGGTTCCAGAACTCTGATAGGATCATGCATGACCCATTTTTTTGTTTGGGCCCTAGTCAACACCGTCTGCTGCATGCTGACTGATGGTATTGTATGGGGAATACCTGGATGCTTTATGGCATGTTATGCTTGTGGCTATCGAAGGGCATTACGGTCAAGGTATAACCTGCCG GAGGCGCCTTGTGGAGACTTTGTTACACATTTTTTCTGTCATTTATGTGCTATTTGCCAAGAATACAGGGAGATTCAAGAAAGGTCCTCCAATTCTAGCCCCCCTGATCTTAGATTGGCGGCTGTCACAGCACCACCTGTTCAGATGATGGATTCAACCCCAAAGGATTAA
- the LOC131144623 gene encoding protein PLANT CADMIUM RESISTANCE 10 isoform X2 → MKGQSSYVPPPYIPLGQSDPEAEVIVHSDDNLVHNHGSDVPAQWSSGICACCDDMPSCCIGLIFPCFLFGKNAEFLGSRTLIGSCMTHFFVWALVNTVCCMLTDGIVWGIPGCFMACYACGYRRALRSRRRLVETLLHIFSVIYVLFAKNTGRFKKGPPILAPLILDWRLSQHHLFR, encoded by the exons ATGAAGGGCCAAAGCAGTTACGTGCCGCCCCCTTATATTCCTCTGGGACAATCAGATCCAGAAGCAGAGGTCATTGTGCACAGTGATGATAATCTTGTTCATAATCATGGAAGCGATGTCCCAGCACAGTGGTCATCTGGAATCTGTGCTTGTTGCGATGACATGCCGAGCT GTTGCATAGGCCTCATTTTTCCTTGCTTTCTGTTTGGAAAGAATGCTGAGTTTTTGGGTTCCAGAACTCTGATAGGATCATGCATGACCCATTTTTTTGTTTGGGCCCTAGTCAACACCGTCTGCTGCATGCTGACTGATGGTATTGTATGGGGAATACCTGGATGCTTTATGGCATGTTATGCTTGTGGCTATCGAAGGGCATTACGGTCAAG GAGGCGCCTTGTGGAGACTTTGTTACACATTTTTTCTGTCATTTATGTGCTATTTGCCAAGAATACAGGGAGATTCAAGAAAGGTCCTCCAATTCTAGCCCCCCTGATCTTAGATTGGCGGCTGTCACAGCACCACCTGTTCAGATGA
- the LOC131144623 gene encoding uncharacterized protein LOC131144623 isoform X4: MIILFIIMEAMSQHSGHLESVLVAMTCRAVRYFLPCDLDLSEGKNNEGCIGLIFPCFLFGKNAEFLGSRTLIGSCMTHFFVWALVNTVCCMLTDGIVWGIPGCFMACYACGYRRALRSRRRLVETLLHIFSVIYVLFAKNTGRFKKGPPILAPLILDWRLSQHHLFR; this comes from the exons ATGATAATCTTGTTCATAATCATGGAAGCGATGTCCCAGCACAGTGGTCATCTGGAATCTGTGCTTGTTGCGATGACATGCCGAGCTGTACGCTACTTTCTGCCTTGTGACCTTGATTTATCAGAAGGAAAAAATAATGAAG GTTGCATAGGCCTCATTTTTCCTTGCTTTCTGTTTGGAAAGAATGCTGAGTTTTTGGGTTCCAGAACTCTGATAGGATCATGCATGACCCATTTTTTTGTTTGGGCCCTAGTCAACACCGTCTGCTGCATGCTGACTGATGGTATTGTATGGGGAATACCTGGATGCTTTATGGCATGTTATGCTTGTGGCTATCGAAGGGCATTACGGTCAAG GAGGCGCCTTGTGGAGACTTTGTTACACATTTTTTCTGTCATTTATGTGCTATTTGCCAAGAATACAGGGAGATTCAAGAAAGGTCCTCCAATTCTAGCCCCCCTGATCTTAGATTGGCGGCTGTCACAGCACCACCTGTTCAGATGA
- the LOC131144623 gene encoding protein PLANT CADMIUM RESISTANCE 10 isoform X1 — translation MKGQSSYVPPPYIPLGQSDPEAEVIVHSDDNLVHNHGSDVPAQWSSGICACCDDMPSCCIGLIFPCFLFGKNAEFLGSRTLIGSCMTHFFVWALVNTVCCMLTDGIVWGIPGCFMACYACGYRRALRSRYNLPEAPCGDFVTHFFCHLCAICQEYREIQERSSNSSPPDLRLAAVTAPPVQMMDSTPKD, via the exons ATGAAGGGCCAAAGCAGTTACGTGCCGCCCCCTTATATTCCTCTGGGACAATCAGATCCAGAAGCAGAGGTCATTGTGCACAGTGATGATAATCTTGTTCATAATCATGGAAGCGATGTCCCAGCACAGTGGTCATCTGGAATCTGTGCTTGTTGCGATGACATGCCGAGCT GTTGCATAGGCCTCATTTTTCCTTGCTTTCTGTTTGGAAAGAATGCTGAGTTTTTGGGTTCCAGAACTCTGATAGGATCATGCATGACCCATTTTTTTGTTTGGGCCCTAGTCAACACCGTCTGCTGCATGCTGACTGATGGTATTGTATGGGGAATACCTGGATGCTTTATGGCATGTTATGCTTGTGGCTATCGAAGGGCATTACGGTCAAGGTATAACCTGCCG GAGGCGCCTTGTGGAGACTTTGTTACACATTTTTTCTGTCATTTATGTGCTATTTGCCAAGAATACAGGGAGATTCAAGAAAGGTCCTCCAATTCTAGCCCCCCTGATCTTAGATTGGCGGCTGTCACAGCACCACCTGTTCAGATGATGGATTCAACCCCAAAGGATTAA